A window of the Pungitius pungitius chromosome 3, fPunPun2.1, whole genome shotgun sequence genome harbors these coding sequences:
- the zgc:162730 gene encoding mRNA decay activator protein ZFP36, which yields MSEMLDDIITKNFMNLALEEALLPKQSHLKGPGQSRLDRSASFFSSPTPPSPSSHSLSTDHVNNTDNGSPFWSSNIWSQGPVAKSKQLPFRPDRSMSLTESSGSLLSSFGQLNLEAFPSASTVAPPPGFPPSSALPALVPQVVAPNRYKTELCRGFQETGSCKYGSKCQFAHGEAELRGLFRHPKYKTEPCRTFYNFGYCPYGSRCHFIHEDKLSGSPLSTAKFANQPQPIPNSGGGQNPRHQLRQSVSFAGFLGSSRCSPPASFLSSFIDPNLSFSRAASVSPPPADLRSPVFGDSLLRETAAAFQFGNHQTRASTGDIHSIPLMLEPKNSHCVCGHGNNYNGNNGRAASVDEGHHQDAGAPFPGPGAQRGFMKPGALQRFSSEDSLEDSYSSSSGGSSGTESPTFDAATKRLTVFERLSLSD from the exons ATGTCCGAAATGCTTGACGATATCATCACAAAG AACTTCATGAATCTGGCCCTGGAAGAAGCCTTGCTCCCTAAACAGTCTCACCTCAAAGGCCCGGGGCAGAGTCGGCTGGACAGGTcagcctccttcttctcctcccccacccctccttccccctcgaGCCACAGCTTGAGCACCGACCATGTCAACAACACCGACAACGGCAGCCCCTTCTGGTCATCCAACATCTGGAGCCAGGGCCCCGTCGCAAAATCTAAACAGCTCCCCTTCAGACCCGACCGCTCCATGAGCCTGACCGAGTCCAGCGGCAGCCTGCTCTCCTCCTTCGGACAGCTGAACCTGGAGGCCTTCCCCTCCGCCTCCACCGTGGCGCCGCCGCCCGGCTTCCCCCCCTCGTCGGCCCTGCCGGCCCTGGTGCCCCAGGTGGTGGCCCCCAATCGTTACAAGACGGAGCTGTGCCGCGGCTTCCAGGAGACGGGCAGCTGCAAGTACGGCAGCAAGTGCCAGTTCGCCCACGGCGAGGCGGAGCTGCGCGGCCTGTTCCGCCACCCCAAGTACAAGACGGAGCCCTGCAGAACCTTCTACAACTTCGGCTACTGCCCCTACGGCTCACGCTGCCACTTCATCCACGAGGACAAACTCAGCGGCAGCCCGTTGTCCACTGCCAAGTTCGCCAATCAGCCGCAGCCAATCCCCAACTCCGGCGGGGGTCAGAACCCTCGGCACCAGCTGCGCCAGAGCGTCAGCTTCGCCGGGTTCCTGGGCTCGTCGCGCTGCTCGCCCCCGGCCTCCTTCCTCTCGTCCTTCATCGACCCCAACCTGAGCTTCAGCCGCGCCGCGTCCgtttccccccctcccgctgACCTTCGCTCCCCAGTGTTCGGTGACTCCCTGCTGCGGGAAACGGCGGCGGCGTTCCAGTTTGGCAACCACCAGACCCGTGCCAGCACCGGGGACATCCACAGTATCCCTCTCATGCTGGAGCCCAAAAACTCGCACTGCGTGTGCGGCCACGGGAATAACTATAACGGCAACAACGGCAGAGCCGCCAGCGTGGACGAGGGGCACCACCAGGACGCCGGCGCGCCCTTTCCTGGTCCCGGGGCCCAGAGGGGTTTCATGAAGCCCGGTGCGCTGCAGCGTTTCTCCTCGGAGGACTCCCTGGAGGacagctacagcagcagcagcggaggcTCCAGTGGAACCGAGTCCCCGACATTCGACGCAGCCACCAAGCGGCTCACTGTGTTCGAGCGCCTGTCCCTGTCCGACTAA